gaactttttcaattacgatcgtgatcggatttcgaaattttcagttaaaaaattaattgattcaatattttttttttatttcatcttaaaaaattttgtatataaaatgtgattggaaatttaatctttttcaattaaacaataacTACCAAGGTCAgtgactttttttatacccacaatatagggggtatgctaatctattcattccgtttgcaacacttagaaatattgatctgggaacccataacgtatatatattctagatcgtctcgacattctgagtcgatctagccatttccgcccGCTGGACTTTCGAAATCAccatagtggtcgaacgcgtaaagctagccgcctgaacttttgcacagatactacttATTGATGTAGTTTGTTcgttatatcggttcatatttggatattgcgcccatataaactgatctcccgatttgacttcttgagcccatagaagcctcaattttcgtccgattgggctgaaatttggaacaaagatttgagttatgactttcaatatgcAATTTTGGAAAAAGTGGTGTCTTTGCAGtctttgcaaaaaatttcgcatATTACCCTCTGCCGCTTGATCTACAATCCAACATAACCTGAGCATCCCTTTCGTTGTTTGACTGCCATTAAGAgattgcaaaattaaaaaatgagtCTGAATAACGCTGAAGCCGTCGAAAAGCTTGAGTATTCCTTTATTTATAAGAATAACATAGACTCATAAGGCCCAGTTCTTCTCTATGGGTAATAATAAGCTCTAATAATCTTTGAAGGATTACATTTTATCCTCCAAAAATTATTTCAGCTGCTGTATGATgtccttatttaattttttaggaaagCTTTTTTTTATCTGAGCTAGAGTCTTATTTAATCTGCCGCTTATATGCTCCAATTTACAAAAcggttaatttttttgttttttaattgcaGTTACACCCAATCAAATAGAACGTTTGTATTCACGCTTCACCTCTTTGGATCGCGGAGATTGTGGCACCTTATCTCGTGATGACTTCCTTCGTATACCGGAATTGGCCATCAATCCATTGTGTGATCGTATTGTACATGCCTTCTTTGCAGACAGTTCCGATGATCGTGTCAATTTCCGACAATTCATGAATGTATTGGCCCATTTCCGACCAATCAAGgacaaaaaggaaaacaaactcAATTCCAGGGAAGATAAGCTGAAATGTAAGTAGagattgttgttcttgttgttgtagaagtgtGTTATACACCGAGGCgctagcccttgccgatgaaaatctccatcgggtcaatccggtacgtgcaaccggctgccatggtattgAGTAGAGATTGTCTTTTTGATAACATTTaattcaataaataaaaattgttttataaaatATCCCTTAATACTTGCAGTTGCTTTTAAGATGTACGACTTGGATGATGATGGTGTCATTAGCCGCGATGAATTGCTAAGCATTCTCCATATGATGGTTGGAGCCAATATCAGCCAAGACCAATTGGTGAGCATAGCTGAACGTACCATTTTGGAAGCAGATTTATGTTGCCAGGGTAAAATTTCCTTTGAGGACTTCTGCAAGGCATTAGAACGAACCGACGTTGAACAGAAAATGTCTATACGTTTCTTGAACTAGAAGAACTGAAGAAAGGGAATGCTGTAACATTGGCACAAAGtttttaatttacaaaaaatattttaaaatgttaagaaacATTTGTTGCAGATTTTCAAATAGCCAAAACCATCGTAAGAGGTGCTATGCATGTCATGTAATACTACATATTTTTATTGCATAGCCAAACATGCGTTCACACCTTGCATACATAGCAAAGAGTATTAACAATAGTTAATTTTGAGTTAACAATTTTGTTCttagaaactttttttatttaattttattttttttttgtttatgtctttattttatttttgaatttttaattaatccatTCCGCTGTTCGTGTTACCAAAATAACGTATCTATCACAGAAGCAAATagcaattaaaagaaaaaacacagaatatatacatatattacatATTGTATAAAGTTTTACATAGTAAAAAtgccttttttttgaaaatagaagCTCTGATATACTTTGAAGCATTTTTATAAGGCATAGaatgcaaaaaattgtttaaataaattatgTACTTAACAATAGATACATTTTAATCAATAGTTTGCGTTTTTATTGTCGCATATTTTTAGGCGCATATACAGAAAGtatagtttgtttataatttcGTATGAACTGGCGGTcacttaaatatttatttggtgAAACGAATGTGAAGAAGGAAAACTACTTTTAGCGAAACCAAGGTCAcaggggccgtaggctcgaaatggggcctgaatcctaggatagtccactggctctacaggagtgtgattagaccaatacttacttaaacctcagtagtttggtggactgctatggagaaaaagtgcaacataaggaccatacaacaggttcagagaacatgttgtcttggcataggcggagcgatgagaaccacgaccactagggcactggagactattctagatatccgacccattgacatacagattaagtgtaaggcagccactgcggctatgagacttaaggagatgggagaatggattgaggacgggagtagctcataccatcgcgatataatcgagtcgacgataggaaacctggaaagaagggaagat
This Stomoxys calcitrans chromosome 2, idStoCalc2.1, whole genome shotgun sequence DNA region includes the following protein-coding sequences:
- the LOC106090898 gene encoding calcineurin B homologous protein 1; the encoded protein is MGNKSSLLLRPEEIAQIQEETGFTPNQIERLYSRFTSLDRGDCGTLSRDDFLRIPELAINPLCDRIVHAFFADSSDDRVNFRQFMNVLAHFRPIKDKKENKLNSREDKLKFAFKMYDLDDDGVISRDELLSILHMMVGANISQDQLVSIAERTILEADLCCQGKISFEDFCKALERTDVEQKMSIRFLN